In one Acetonema longum DSM 6540 genomic region, the following are encoded:
- a CDS encoding L-lactate permease, with protein MKWVQTYDPLQNILLSALVAAIPLLLLLYMLGVKRSKGHHAAAVGTLSALVLAIGVWGMPVPYALSAVVNGAAFGIFPIIWIVITAIWVYNMTVESGEFEIIKNSLASITDDRRLQALLIAFAFGSFIEGTAGFGTPVAITAAMLVGLGFNPIYAAGICLIANTAPVAFGAIGIPIVVAAQVSGLDVMHISQIVGRQLPFLSFVVPLWLVVTMCGWKRSMEVLPAVLVTGFCFAGTQFITSNYVNPYLPDITSAVVTIVGLLVFLNFWKPENTWHFPDEPVTTGRVNLKYSKGEVLRAWGPYLILALLVFLWADDKYLRFKNVLVSIDQAMPWFSVSWPLLDGMVMKTAPVVAKETAYAAKYALNLLSAAGTAILISGLLSLFIIPNYGISRAVQCFGKTLKQLTFPICTIAMILGLAYIMNYSGMSSTLGLAFTATGALFPFFSPLLGWIGVFLTGSDTSSNALFGSMQKTAAEQVGIDPHLTVAANSSGGVTGKMISPQSISVATAATGLVGSEGDLFRFTVRHSMAMTLIVCILTYLQAYVLKFMLP; from the coding sequence ATGAAATGGGTGCAAACCTATGACCCCCTGCAGAATATTCTGCTGTCAGCGCTGGTCGCAGCGATACCCTTGCTTCTTTTGCTGTATATGCTGGGTGTAAAAAGGTCTAAGGGCCATCACGCGGCGGCGGTTGGCACACTGTCGGCCCTGGTGCTGGCTATCGGGGTATGGGGTATGCCGGTGCCCTATGCCCTCAGCGCGGTTGTTAACGGTGCTGCTTTCGGCATCTTTCCTATTATTTGGATCGTTATTACTGCCATCTGGGTTTATAACATGACGGTTGAATCAGGGGAATTCGAGATCATCAAAAATTCCCTGGCTTCGATTACCGATGACAGAAGACTGCAGGCACTCCTGATCGCCTTTGCCTTTGGTTCGTTCATTGAAGGGACTGCCGGCTTTGGCACGCCGGTGGCCATTACCGCCGCGATGCTGGTGGGATTGGGGTTTAACCCGATTTATGCCGCCGGTATCTGCCTGATCGCCAACACTGCGCCGGTCGCCTTTGGCGCCATCGGCATTCCGATTGTGGTGGCGGCCCAGGTCAGCGGGCTGGATGTCATGCACATCAGCCAGATCGTGGGGCGTCAGCTGCCTTTCCTGTCTTTTGTGGTTCCCCTGTGGCTGGTGGTGACCATGTGCGGCTGGAAGCGTTCCATGGAAGTTCTGCCGGCAGTGCTGGTGACCGGATTCTGCTTTGCCGGAACCCAGTTTATTACCTCTAATTATGTGAATCCCTATCTGCCGGATATCACCTCAGCTGTGGTGACCATTGTCGGACTGCTGGTTTTCCTGAATTTCTGGAAGCCGGAAAACACCTGGCACTTCCCGGATGAACCGGTCACGACCGGCAGGGTGAATCTGAAGTACTCCAAGGGGGAAGTGCTTCGCGCCTGGGGGCCTTACCTCATTCTTGCCTTATTGGTATTCCTCTGGGCTGATGACAAATATCTCAGGTTTAAGAACGTTCTGGTTTCGATTGACCAGGCGATGCCTTGGTTTAGCGTAAGCTGGCCGCTGCTGGACGGCATGGTAATGAAGACCGCGCCGGTTGTGGCCAAAGAGACGGCTTACGCCGCCAAATATGCCCTTAATCTTCTGTCCGCCGCCGGAACCGCTATCCTGATCTCCGGGCTCCTTTCCTTGTTTATCATCCCCAACTACGGAATCAGCCGGGCGGTACAGTGTTTCGGCAAAACCTTAAAACAGCTTACCTTCCCTATCTGCACGATTGCCATGATCCTGGGCTTGGCTTATATCATGAACTATTCCGGCATGAGCTCAACTTTGGGCCTGGCCTTTACCGCCACCGGGGCGCTGTTTCCCTTCTTCTCGCCTCTCCTGGGGTGGATCGGCGTCTTCCTGACCGGATCGGATACCTCTTCCAATGCTTTGTTTGGCTCTATGCAGAAAACAGCGGCGGAACAGGTAGGCATAGATCCGCATCTGACAGTGGCGGCCAACTCCAGCGGCGGTGTAACCGGCAAAATGATCTCGCCTCAAAGTATCTCAGTGGCTACTGCCGCTACCGGTCTGGTAGGAAGCGAAGGGGACCTTTTCCGCTTTACGGTGCGTCACAGCATGGCCATGACCCTGATTGTCTGCATACTGACCTACCTTCAGGCGTACGTATTAAAGTTTATGCTGCCCTAA